From the genome of Sediminibacter sp. Hel_I_10:
AGATTATACAGAGGTAAAGCGTCTAGAACTTCAAGCTAAATTGAAAGGCTATAAGAGTGCTTTTATAGTGGCTACCAAAGATGGTGAGCTTATTGATCTTTCTGAGGCCTTAAAATCTGCATCTAACTGATATACTTTAAAACGTATTGCTGATTGAGTTGTTCTATAGAAAAGAAGCATGCGTTCTTTTGCGGTCCGTTTATCGAATATCCAACCCAAATGCACTTTAGTTGAACTCAATTGCGATAATTTTGTCTAAAATCTAAAAAGTTTAAACTAGTTCAATAGATTTATTCCTAATTTTGTTTTAATCAAATATAAAAGATTTTGAAAATTTCAAGAGAAGTAAAAACGGCAATACTGGTGATATCAGGGATTGTTCTGTTTGTTTATTTATTCAATTATCTTAAAGGAGAAAATCTCTTGGACGATTCAAGAATCTACTATGCCGTTTATGATAATGTTGAAGGTCTTGCCCCATCGACACCAGTAACGATTAGTGGTTTTAACGTAGGCAAAGTTATGGACATCACCTTTAAAGGCGATGGCAGCGCGCAGCTTTTGGTCAAGATAATGATTGAAAATGACTATGAATTTTCTAAGAATAGCAAAGCAGAGCTTAAAGATCTAGGATTAATAGGAGGTAAGGGTATTGAAATTATTCCTGTTTTTGATGGTGCTCCTACGGCTGAGTCTGGAGATTATCTTACAGCTACAACTAAAGCTGGTTTGACAGAGTTGGTCAATAAGCGTCTAACACCACTTCAAGAAAAAATTGAAGTTGTAATGACTGATGCAGATTCATTATTAACAAATGTCAATGAGATTTTTGACGAAGACACAAAAACAAATCTTAGAACCAGCATAGCAGATTTAGCTGCAACTATTGCTGCTTTCAAAACAACTTCGGCCACCTTAAACAAGTTTATGGATGGCAATCAAGAAAAATTAGCGTCTACTATAAGTAATTTTGAAAATACTTCAGATAATTTTTCTAAATTTTCTGATAGTTTGGCAGACTTAAGATTAGCTCAAACTGTAAAAGAACTTCAAGGTACAGTGGCAAGTTTTGACCAATTAATTGCTAATATTGAAAATGGAGAAGGTACTATTGGTAAATTACTTAAAGACGAAGGATTGTATGACAATCTCGAAGGTGCCGCCAAACAAATGGAAGATTTACTTCAGGATTTAAAACTTAATCCGAAACGTTATGTTCATTTTTCAGTCTTCGGTAAAAAGCCAAAACGCTATGATGCTGATGGTAACGAAATTGAAGAAGAAGACTAATAAACCAACCTTATATGGCTTACTTACCACAGATTTTATTTGCTATTGCTCTTATCGCAGGCTTAGGCTATTTTGCTTTTAATGTCAAAAAATTAAGACGAAACATTAAACTCGGTAGAACTGTTGATGTAAGTGATGATAAGTCACAGCGTTGGAAGAATATGGCCCGTATTGCGCTAGGTCAAAGTAAAATGGTTACGCGACCTATTGCAGGGTTTCTTCACGTTATTGTCTATGTTGGCTTTGTGGTCATCAATATTGAAGTGCTAGAAATTATGATTGATGGGCTATTGGGCACTCACCGTATTTTCGCTCCACTAGGTTTTACCTATGATGTTTTAATTGGCTCTTTTGAAATTCTAGCCTTTTTGGTTTTGGTGGCTGTCATCGTATTCTGGATACGGAGAAATGTCATTAAAATTAAACGGTTTATCAGTAAAGATCTTAAAGGCTGGCCTAAATCAGATGGAAATATCATTCTGTATTTTGAAGTAGTGCTCATGTGTCTATTTCTAACCATGAATGGTGCCGATTTACAATTACAACTTAATGGTGCAGACCATTATGCCACCGCAGGCTCATTTCCTATAAGTCAGTATTTATTGCCATTATTTGATGGTCTTTCTAACGCTACATTAATTATTGTAGAGCGCACAGCCTGGTGGTTACATATCTTAGGAATTTTGGTGTTTTTGAATTACCTCTATTTTTCAAAACATTTACACATTTTATTGGCTTTTCCAAATACATACTACGGAAGAGTTAAGCCTCAAGGGCAGTTTGAGAATTTAGAAGCGGTTACCAACGAGGTAAAATTAATGATGGATCCTGATGCTGATCCATTTGCAGCACCCGATCCTGCTACTGAAGACGAAGCAGATGTGCCTGCCAAATTTGGAGCCAGTGACGTCCAAGACTTAAGTTGGGTTAACTTATTGAGTGCTTACACCTGTACAGAGTGTGGTAGATGTACGAGTGAATGTCCTGCCAACCAAACCGGTAAAAAATTATCGCCTAGAAAAATCATGATGGATACCCGTGATCGTCTTGAGGAAGTAGGAAAAAATATAGATGCCAACAAAGGCGCTTTTAAGGACGACGGCAAACAACTATTAAACGATTATATTACTACCGAAGAGCTTTGGGCGTGTACCAGTTGTAACGCTTGTGTAGAGGCTTGTCCTGTAAGTATTAGTCCTTTGGATATTATCATGCAAATGCGACAGTACTTGGTCATGGAGCAAAGTGCTGCACCAATGGAGCTTAATAATATGATGACCAATGTAGAGAACAATGGTGCGCCTTGGCCATATAATCAAATGGATCGTCTCAATTGGAAAAATGAAGCATAACCCATGCATTACTTAAAAGAAACATATCAATATGCGATTTTAATGATGCTTTTCATGTGTGCTTTTTTGTCTCAAGGGCAATCCTTTCGTCAAGATTCTTTACAAATTAAGGCATACACGCTGATAGAATATAAGAACAACGAATTTAAGAACATTCAATTGTTAAAAGTACTTTGTGATTACTGTTCCGAAGCACAGTCAAAAGCCATAGGAGACGAGGCCGTGAGACGTTCCTACAATGATCGTTACAGTCCAGACAATAGAATGAAGGACGGCCAGAAAAAACTAGCTGTTTTTATACGTATTGCAAAATCAGATTTTGCAGCCATTGAAGAAATACATACTATTGATAATTAAATCGAAGTCTAATTATAAAACGTTCCGTTGCTGCGGAAAGAGAATATGAAAAGAGAAGAAGCAGATAAATTATTGCACGACAAGGTTGAAGGTGGAGAGAAGGTAAGTCCGGTGCTACCAAAAGGCGTTAAGAATTACCTTATTGACATTGATGGGACCATTACAGAAGATGTTCCTAATGAAGAGCCAGAGCGCATGTCAACTTGCGAGCCTTATCCAGATGCGTTGGCTACCTGTAATAAATGGTACGATAAAGGACATATGATTTGTTTTTTTACCTCAAGAACCGAAGATCACCGTGAGGTAACTGAGGCTTGGCTTAAAAAACATGGTTTTAAATTTCATTCCCTTTTGATGGGCAAACCTAGAGGAGGAAATTACCATTGGATAGACAACCATTTGGTGAAAGCCACACGTTACCAAGGGAAATTTACAGATTTAGTCAATAAAAATGTGACCATCGAAGTATTTGATGATGGCCATCACGACTAAATCAATTCAATAGAATATTAAATCCTAAGTTTCTCAAAGCGTCTACTTGTAATAGCTAGGCTATTTAGAAACAACACTATTTAAATTAATACACTCCATATGAGCGAACAACTGAGAGTACCCACGATGGCAGAGTTTATGGCAGAAGGAAAACAACCTGAAGTTTTATTTTGGGTAGGCTGTGCTGGAAGTTTTGATGATAGAGCTAAAAAAATCACTAAAGCTTTCGTGAGATTACTCAATAAAGCGAAGGTAGATTTTGCTGTTCTAGGAACCGAAGAAAGTTGTACAGGTGATCCTGCAAAACGCGCTGGGAATGAATTTTTATTTCAAATGCAGGCCGTTACAAACATAGAAGTGCTTAACGCCTATGAAGTTAAGACCATTGTAACCGCTTGTCCGCATTGTTTTAATACCATTAAAAATGAGTATCCAGGGCTTGGGGGTAATTATAAGGTGATGCACCATACGCAATTTTTAAAATCTTTATTAGAAGATGGTCGCCTCACCATTGAAGGTGGAAAATTTAAAGGAAAACGTATTACATTTCACGATCCATGCTACTTAGGAAGAGCGAATAACGTTTATGAAGCGCCTCGCGATCTTATTAGAAAGCTAGATGCCGAATTGATCGAAATGAAGAGTTGTAAATCTCGTGGACTTTGTTGTGGTGCTGGAGGAGCTCAAATGTTTAAGGACGCCGAGCTTGGTGATAAAGAAGTGAATATTGCCAGAACAGAACAAGCTTTAGAAACACAACCCGAAATTATTGCTGCAGGTTGTCCGTTTTGTAATACCATGATGACTGATGGTGTTAAGAATAAAGAAAAAGAAAGCGAAATTGCGGTAATGGATATTGCCGAATTAATCGCTAATGCTCAAGATTTATGAAAATGAAAATATACTGTATCATTATAGTTGCCCTTTTGTTAAATGGTAAATTATTTGCGCAATTTGGAAATTCAAATTCCGAGTTGATGAATGAACTAAAAACTAAAAAACTCCATGTAATTATTGATGAGGAAAATTACAACAATAATTTATTAAAGGAAACTATCCAAGAAGAGTGGACTTTAACTGATTTTGAATTTATTAAAAGTTCAGAAATCAAATCTTTAAAGGAAGATAAGAATAATTTTTTTCTTACTTATACGAGTTTCAAATACGATGATACATTTTCAGGTAAAAGGATGACAAAAAAAATAACCGATGACGGTTTAAGTTTATTCTTCTTTCCTGAAGATAAAGCACAGGGAATAATTAATGTCAAATTTAGCCCAGCGAGTTATTATTTTTCAGAATTTGGAAAAAAGGTAAATGAAAAAATTAACCAATCTTTAGATCGATATTTAAATTTACAGGCCAAGCATATAGAGGCAATAAATATGATTGAAAATCATATCAA
Proteins encoded in this window:
- a CDS encoding MlaD family protein, with protein sequence MKISREVKTAILVISGIVLFVYLFNYLKGENLLDDSRIYYAVYDNVEGLAPSTPVTISGFNVGKVMDITFKGDGSAQLLVKIMIENDYEFSKNSKAELKDLGLIGGKGIEIIPVFDGAPTAESGDYLTATTKAGLTELVNKRLTPLQEKIEVVMTDADSLLTNVNEIFDEDTKTNLRTSIADLAATIAAFKTTSATLNKFMDGNQEKLASTISNFENTSDNFSKFSDSLADLRLAQTVKELQGTVASFDQLIANIENGEGTIGKLLKDEGLYDNLEGAAKQMEDLLQDLKLNPKRYVHFSVFGKKPKRYDADGNEIEEED
- a CDS encoding (Fe-S)-binding protein — protein: MAYLPQILFAIALIAGLGYFAFNVKKLRRNIKLGRTVDVSDDKSQRWKNMARIALGQSKMVTRPIAGFLHVIVYVGFVVINIEVLEIMIDGLLGTHRIFAPLGFTYDVLIGSFEILAFLVLVAVIVFWIRRNVIKIKRFISKDLKGWPKSDGNIILYFEVVLMCLFLTMNGADLQLQLNGADHYATAGSFPISQYLLPLFDGLSNATLIIVERTAWWLHILGILVFLNYLYFSKHLHILLAFPNTYYGRVKPQGQFENLEAVTNEVKLMMDPDADPFAAPDPATEDEADVPAKFGASDVQDLSWVNLLSAYTCTECGRCTSECPANQTGKKLSPRKIMMDTRDRLEEVGKNIDANKGAFKDDGKQLLNDYITTEELWACTSCNACVEACPVSISPLDIIMQMRQYLVMEQSAAPMELNNMMTNVENNGAPWPYNQMDRLNWKNEA
- a CDS encoding phosphoheptose isomerase, which encodes MKREEADKLLHDKVEGGEKVSPVLPKGVKNYLIDIDGTITEDVPNEEPERMSTCEPYPDALATCNKWYDKGHMICFFTSRTEDHREVTEAWLKKHGFKFHSLLMGKPRGGNYHWIDNHLVKATRYQGKFTDLVNKNVTIEVFDDGHHD
- a CDS encoding (Fe-S)-binding protein; the protein is MSEQLRVPTMAEFMAEGKQPEVLFWVGCAGSFDDRAKKITKAFVRLLNKAKVDFAVLGTEESCTGDPAKRAGNEFLFQMQAVTNIEVLNAYEVKTIVTACPHCFNTIKNEYPGLGGNYKVMHHTQFLKSLLEDGRLTIEGGKFKGKRITFHDPCYLGRANNVYEAPRDLIRKLDAELIEMKSCKSRGLCCGAGGAQMFKDAELGDKEVNIARTEQALETQPEIIAAGCPFCNTMMTDGVKNKEKESEIAVMDIAELIANAQDL